The following proteins are co-located in the Oceanispirochaeta sp. genome:
- a CDS encoding ATP-binding protein, with amino-acid sequence MIERRLQAEVNRHIHSFPVVALSGPRQCGKSTLAKMIISHNPESWIYLDLERPSDLRKLDDPELFFKSTGSKQVCIDEVQLRPELFPVLRSIVDEKWCNGQILLLGSASPELLRQGSETLAGRISFLELTPFTVSEISEWENYKDQLLKGGFPRSLLSDDDLSFLWRENFLKTYVERDLISLGFQLSSMQVIRLLKMCAHSQGQLFNTSKISESLGVSRATVNRWIDILQQTFMLRRLEPFESNIKKRLIKSPKLYIRDCGILHGLLEIRSFQNLLGHPVLGNSWEGYAIENILSENRKWQGSFYRTSQGAEIDLILSTGLRHIALEFKVSLAPKVSRGFWTALDDIKPESAWVIIPEGEKYPLRENVWVISLDDFLKLDILAV; translated from the coding sequence ATGATTGAAAGACGATTACAGGCTGAAGTCAATAGACATATTCATTCATTCCCGGTTGTTGCTCTTTCGGGACCCAGACAATGTGGAAAATCAACTCTGGCAAAAATGATTATCAGTCATAATCCCGAATCCTGGATTTACCTTGATTTGGAACGTCCTTCAGATTTGAGAAAACTTGATGATCCTGAACTATTTTTTAAATCAACAGGAAGTAAACAGGTTTGTATTGATGAAGTTCAATTAAGACCGGAACTCTTTCCTGTATTACGATCTATTGTTGATGAGAAATGGTGTAATGGACAAATCCTGCTCCTTGGTTCTGCATCACCTGAGCTATTAAGGCAGGGATCTGAAACCTTGGCAGGGCGAATATCATTTCTTGAGTTGACGCCTTTTACCGTTTCGGAGATTTCAGAATGGGAGAACTATAAAGACCAATTATTGAAAGGGGGATTTCCCAGAAGCCTTCTTTCTGATGATGATCTTTCTTTTTTATGGAGAGAGAATTTCCTGAAAACTTATGTTGAGAGAGATCTTATCTCTCTGGGATTTCAACTCTCTTCAATGCAGGTCATCCGCCTCCTGAAAATGTGTGCTCACTCTCAGGGACAATTGTTTAATACATCAAAAATCAGCGAATCCCTGGGGGTTAGTAGGGCTACTGTGAATCGTTGGATTGATATTCTGCAGCAGACATTTATGTTAAGAAGGTTGGAGCCTTTTGAAAGCAATATTAAAAAAAGACTGATTAAATCTCCCAAACTTTATATTAGGGATTGCGGGATTCTGCATGGTCTGCTTGAAATTCGAAGTTTCCAGAATCTGTTGGGACATCCTGTTCTCGGTAATTCCTGGGAAGGATATGCTATTGAAAATATACTTTCTGAAAACAGGAAATGGCAGGGCTCTTTTTATAGAACATCTCAGGGTGCTGAAATTGATCTGATTTTAAGTACTGGATTAAGACATATAGCGCTGGAGTTTAAAGTTTCCTTAGCACCTAAAGTAAGTAGAGGTTTCTGGACTGCTCTTGATGATATTAAACCGGAAAGTGCCTGGGTTATCATACCGGAAGGAGAGAAGTACCCATTGAGGGAAAATGTCTGGGTTATATCTCTTGATGATTTTTTGAAGCTGGATATTCTAGCGGTGTAA
- a CDS encoding ATP-binding protein produces the protein MKKRNTIGRKLSLLILIATIPALIILLISGMEQRRKAMTDAENNVLFLVHTMSDAQVDMTRSAKQLLATLSLFPEFQKKDVRGCSQILKDVLKENPDYLNITLVDTDGKVVASGVPVNSNNLGDRKHFHEALAHRKFAAGEYIVSRTSSQTSSFPYAFPILDDNDRPTAVLTAVVKLSQFSRFYEGIAITEKSFVAITDYQGKRLLYYPPNEKTNPLGQPIKEDAWNWAAGEMNAGIFKNQGSDGIRRINGFEPVRLSPDSTPYSYIWAGVPEKEILQPIYKQLTRNLIFMLLFIVLSLLAAWSLGKRVVIKPIEDLVELTMRLGRGDILEEPDQVFRNDEFGTLNRAFYEMAGSLETNRKTLEQNEARLLKETEQLMITLKSIGDGVFTTDADGRVVLLNKAAEVLTGWNNHDAAGQDSALVFKIINQETRQAPENPVARVLSSGNPVSLNRNTILISKTGQEYSIADRGAPIKDAEGHILGVIVVFRDITSQLKMEQEMIRVNKLESIGTLAGGIAHDFNNILMVILGNIEMALGDKRMDPATLELLNRALEASDRAKGLTSQLLTFAKGGEPFKERLSVGELVRNSADLALTSEKTVCRCSFAPDILPIEADKALMGQVVQNIVFNACNVMPMGGQIDIKGYNALPEETNERHLAPGRLYVRLDFSDQGPGISEELLEKIFDPYFSTEQQRSGLGLAISHSIVTKHGGKIFAESRHGSGTSITIFLPAVTEEPTKGKAPEQLSPGKEDICILVMDDEEMIRNILDTMLRSLGHQVLVSRDGQEAIELYKKSGQSGPAVDLMIMDLTVPNGMGGKEASGKILEINPDMKIIVSSGYSDDPVMADWSRYGFAGAIKKPYTLRELHELLDRVLS, from the coding sequence ATGAAAAAAAGAAATACTATCGGCCGGAAATTGTCATTACTCATTCTGATAGCGACTATCCCTGCTCTTATCATTCTCCTTATCTCCGGAATGGAACAGCGAAGAAAAGCCATGACAGACGCAGAAAATAATGTGCTTTTCCTGGTCCATACCATGTCTGATGCACAGGTGGATATGACCAGGTCTGCAAAACAGCTGCTTGCAACACTATCTCTGTTTCCGGAATTTCAAAAAAAGGATGTCCGGGGATGTTCCCAAATCCTGAAGGATGTGCTTAAAGAAAATCCTGATTATTTGAATATCACTCTGGTTGATACTGACGGTAAAGTCGTGGCATCGGGAGTCCCTGTGAATTCCAACAATTTGGGTGACAGGAAACATTTTCATGAGGCGTTGGCACATAGGAAATTTGCGGCGGGTGAATATATAGTTTCAAGGACTAGTTCTCAAACTTCCTCCTTTCCTTATGCCTTCCCCATCCTGGATGATAATGATAGACCCACCGCCGTTCTGACGGCTGTTGTTAAGTTATCACAGTTTTCCCGGTTTTATGAAGGAATAGCCATAACAGAAAAATCCTTTGTGGCTATTACTGATTACCAGGGCAAGCGGCTTCTCTACTATCCTCCCAATGAAAAAACAAACCCCCTGGGACAGCCAATCAAGGAAGATGCATGGAACTGGGCCGCGGGGGAAATGAATGCGGGTATTTTCAAGAATCAGGGGTCTGACGGCATCCGCAGGATCAATGGATTTGAACCCGTCCGCCTTTCACCCGATTCTACTCCCTACAGTTATATCTGGGCGGGAGTTCCGGAGAAGGAGATCCTTCAGCCGATTTATAAACAATTGACAAGAAACCTTATTTTTATGCTCCTGTTTATTGTTCTTTCCCTGTTGGCGGCCTGGAGTCTGGGAAAAAGGGTGGTGATCAAGCCGATTGAGGATCTGGTTGAGCTGACCATGCGGCTGGGTCGGGGGGATATTCTGGAGGAGCCGGACCAGGTCTTCCGGAATGATGAATTCGGTACTCTGAACAGGGCCTTTTATGAAATGGCCGGGAGCCTTGAGACAAATCGGAAAACACTGGAACAGAATGAAGCCCGGCTGCTCAAGGAAACCGAGCAATTAATGATTACCCTGAAAAGCATAGGGGACGGGGTGTTCACCACCGACGCTGACGGCCGGGTTGTTCTTCTTAATAAAGCCGCCGAAGTGCTGACTGGATGGAACAATCATGATGCCGCAGGACAGGACTCAGCTCTGGTTTTTAAGATTATCAATCAGGAAACCCGGCAGGCACCGGAAAACCCGGTTGCCAGGGTATTATCATCGGGCAATCCTGTTTCTTTAAACCGAAATACCATTCTTATTTCAAAAACCGGTCAGGAATACAGTATCGCTGACCGGGGTGCACCGATTAAGGATGCGGAAGGGCACATTTTAGGGGTTATTGTGGTTTTCCGGGATATTACCAGTCAGCTTAAGATGGAACAGGAGATGATCCGGGTTAATAAACTGGAATCTATCGGTACCCTGGCCGGCGGAATCGCCCACGATTTTAACAATATTCTTATGGTCATTCTGGGTAATATTGAGATGGCCCTTGGGGATAAGCGGATGGATCCGGCAACTTTGGAACTGCTGAATCGGGCGTTAGAAGCCTCCGACAGGGCCAAAGGGCTGACTTCCCAGTTGCTGACCTTTGCCAAGGGGGGCGAACCCTTCAAAGAGCGCCTTTCTGTGGGTGAACTGGTTCGGAATTCCGCAGATCTTGCTTTGACCAGTGAAAAAACGGTCTGCCGCTGCAGCTTTGCCCCTGATATCCTTCCTATAGAGGCGGACAAAGCCCTGATGGGACAGGTTGTGCAGAATATCGTTTTCAACGCCTGTAATGTCATGCCCATGGGAGGGCAGATTGACATAAAGGGGTATAACGCTTTACCTGAAGAAACCAATGAAAGGCATCTTGCCCCGGGGCGTCTATACGTAAGGCTGGACTTCTCAGATCAAGGTCCCGGCATATCCGAAGAACTTTTAGAGAAAATTTTCGATCCCTATTTTTCAACTGAACAACAGCGAAGCGGTCTGGGGCTTGCGATTTCCCATTCAATTGTAACTAAACACGGCGGAAAAATTTTTGCCGAATCCCGGCATGGTTCCGGAACGAGTATTACGATTTTTCTTCCGGCAGTCACAGAGGAACCTACAAAGGGGAAAGCGCCGGAACAGCTGAGTCCTGGAAAGGAAGATATTTGTATCCTTGTTATGGATGATGAGGAGATGATCCGGAATATACTGGACACCATGCTGAGAAGTCTGGGGCACCAGGTGCTGGTTTCCCGGGACGGACAGGAAGCCATAGAGCTTTATAAAAAATCCGGTCAATCAGGCCCGGCCGTAGATCTTATGATTATGGACCTGACCGTTCCGAATGGAATGGGCGGAAAAGAAGCGTCCGGCAAAATTCTGGAAATAAATCCTGATATGAAAATTATTGTTTCCAGCGGCTACTCTGATGATCCGGTTATGGCAGACTGGAGCCGATATGGTTTTGCCGGAGCTATCAAAAAACCCTATACTTTAAGAGAGCTGCACGAACTGTTAGACAGGGTTCTAAGCTAA